The following are encoded together in the Glycine soja cultivar W05 chromosome 5, ASM419377v2, whole genome shotgun sequence genome:
- the LOC114413026 gene encoding UDP-glucose:glycoprotein glucosyltransferase-like isoform X3, with protein MCELLSNEKKDLFWDFIEIWLNTEKDAARSEAAKDCVKKILECGRPLLREPLKSLFEFSLMLRSASPRLVLFQQLAEESLASFPLGDENYSDDETEEKLLTEKKIERRKLDPLHGVNLKSHGGKCCWVDTGEHLFLDVHELLAWLQGSIELVGDSFPRPEIFDFDHIYYELSVGSPVAILYGALGTNCFKEFHVALVKAAKEGKVKYVLRPVLPAGCESKINHCGSVGAGESVNLGGYGVELALKNMEYKAMDDSTVKKGVTLEDPRTEDLSQEVRGFIFSKILERKPELTSEVMAFRDYLLSSTVSDTLDVWELKDLGYQTVQRIVRASDPLQSMQEINQNFPSIVSSLSRTKLDDSIRDEIMANQRMVPPGKSLMALNGALVNVEDVDLYLLIDLIHQDLLLADQFSKLKQIPQGTLKKLLSTSPPLESSIFRVDFHSSHVHYLNNLEEDAKYKQWRNNLDEFLMPVFPGQLRYIRKNLFHAVFVLDPATRCGLESIDMIISLYENNFPVRFGIVLYSSKFVMQLENHATKEHSDEDISTTIICLFSYINENYGAEMAYRFLSNVNKLRIESDGNADDALELHHVEGVFVETILSKVKSPPQEILLKLYKNQKLKELSQESSKFVFKLGLSKLQCSLLMNGLVIDPTKEALINALNDETPRIQEQVYFGQIMSDTDVLAKFLSEAGIQRYNPKIISDSKPRFISLSMFTFGEESVLNDIVYLHSPGTMDDTKAVTHLLAVDITSRNGMKLLQQGIHYLIEGSKNARVGLLFNANRSPNLFSLLFVKVFEITASLYSHKTNVLDFLNQLCSLYEKNSILSPPMEAESTQAFVDMVCELGEANGLPSKGYRSALLEFPAGEVRKHLTKVQNSLYRVLGLESGANAVFTNGRVTYPIDESTFLSADLHLLESIEFKQRTKHIVEIIEEVEWHDVDPDTLTSKFISDIVMALSSSMAMRERNSESARFEILNDQHSVIILNNVNSSIHIDAVLDPLSPTSQRLSGILRVLWKYIQPSMRIVLNPVSSLADLPLKSYYRYVVPTMDDFSNTDSAINGPQALFANMPLSKTFTMNLDVPESWLVEPVIAFHDLDNILLENLGDTSTLQAVFELEALVLTGHCSEKDHDPPRGLQLILGTKTAPHLVDTLVMANLGYWQMKVSPGVWYLQLAPGRSSELYILKEDGEGSYDKQSSKLITINDLRGKLFHMEVLKKKGKEHEELLLPDDNAQDEKKGSGLNSNFLEWASGFIGGNKLSKKAEKSSQEKGRGGRHGKTINMVSIASGHLYERFMKIMILSVLKNTHRPVKFWFIKNYLSPPFKDLIPHMALQYGFEYELVTYKWPTWLHKQKEKQRIIWAYKILFLDVIFPLSLEKVIFVDADQVVRADMGVLYDMDIRGKPLAYTPFCDNNKEMDGYRFWRQGFWNDHLQGKPYHISALYVVDLKKFRETAAGDNLRVIYETLSRGPNSLANLDQDLPNYAQHTVPIFSLPQEWLWCESWCGNATKYKAKTIDLCNNPMTKEPKLQGARRIVSEWPDLDFEARRFTARILGDDQESESILPPNQSKNLNSEDSSNEDMESRAEL; from the exons ATGTG TGAATTATTATCTAACGAAAAAAAGGACCTTTTCTGGGACTTCATTGAGATTTGGCTTAATACTGAGAAGGATGCTGCTAGATCTGAAGCAGCTAAAGATTGTGTGAAGAAAATTTTGGAATGTGGGCGCCCTCTTCTAAGGGAAccattaaaatcattatttgagTTCTCTCTTATGCTGAGATCAGCATCCCCTAGACTGGTGCTCTTCCAGCAATTAGCGGAGGAATCTCTCGCATCTTTTCCCCTAGGCGATGAAAATTACTCAGATGATGAGACTGAGGAAAAGTTGCTAACAGAAAAGAAGATTGAAAGGAGAAAATTAGATCCCCTGCATGGTGTAAACTTGAAAAGCCATGGAGGAAAATGTTGTTGGGTGGATACCGGTGAACACTTGTTTTTGGATGTTCATGAATTACTGGCGTGGCTTCAGGGCTCTATTGAGCT GGTAGGTGATTCGTTTCCGAGACctgaaatatttgattttgatcACATCTATTATGAGTTAAGTGTTGGAAGTCCAGTTGCTATCCTTTACGGTGCACTTGGAACCAATTGTTTTAAGGAGTTTCATGTTGCTTTAGTTAAAGCTGCCAAAGAG GGGAAAGTTAAGTATGTTTTACGGCCAGTGTTGCCTGCTGGATGTGAATCAAAAATCAATCATTGTGGTTCTGTTGGTGCCGGTGAATCAGTGAACTTGGGTGGTTATGGTGTGGAACTTGCACTGAAGAATATGGAATATAAGGCCATGGATGACAGTACGGTAAAAAAAG GTGTGACTTTGGAGGATCCTCGAACTGAAGATCTTAGCCAGGAAGTCAGAGGATTCATATTCTCTAAAATTCTG GAACGTAAACCTGAGTTAACATCTGAGGTCATGGCTTTTCGGGATTATCTATTGTCATCAACTGTATCAGACACACTTGATGTTTGGGAATTAAAgg ATCTAGGATATCAAACTGTACAGAGAATTGTCCGAGCTTCAGATCCTCTGCAGTCAATGCAGGAAATTAATCAAAACTTCCCTAGCATAGTTTCTTCCTTGTCTCGCACAAAG CTTGATGATTCTATTCGAGATGAAATAATGGCAAACCAGCGGATGGTCCCACCTGGCAAGTCTTTAATGGCTCTCAATGGTGCTTTAGTCAATGTTGAAGACGTTGACCTCTATCt GTTGATTGACTTGATCCATCAGGATCTCTTGTTGGCTGATCAGTTCTCAAAATTGAAG CAGATTCCTCAAGGCACTTTGAAGAAATTGCTCTCGACTTCACCTCCTTTAGAGTCCAGTATATTTCGAGTTGATTTTCATTCTAGTCATGTTCATTATCTCAACAACTTGGAAGAAGATGCTAAATATAAACAGTGGAGGAACAATTTAGATGAG TTCTTGATGCCAGTCTTCCCTGGGCAGCTACGCTACATCCGTAAAAACCTTTTCCATGCTGTCTTTGTTCTTGATCCAGCAACCCGTTGTGGTCTGGAG TCCATTGATATGATCATATCAttgtatgaaaataattttcctgTGAGGTTTGGGATTGTGTTGTATTCTTCGAAGTTTGTTATGCAGTTAGAAAATCATGCTACAAAAGAGCACAGCGATGAAGATATTTCGACTACG atTATATGTCTCTTCAGTTATATCAACGAGAATTATGGTGCTGAAATGGCTTACCGGTTTTTGAGCAAT GTTAACAAATTACGTATTGAGTCAGATGGCAATGCGGATGATGCTCTTGAACTGCACCATGTTGAAGGAGTGTTTGTGGAAACaatatt ATCAAAGGTAAAGTCCCCACCTCAAGAGATATTACTAAAGCTGTATAAGAATCAAAAGTTGAAGGAATTGTCACAAGAAAGCTCTAAGTTTGTATTTAAGCTTGGTTTGTCTAAGCTTCAATGTTCGTTGTTGATGAATGGCCTTGTTATTGATCCCACTAag GAAGCTCTTATAAATGCCTTAAATGATGAGACTCCAAGAATACAGGAACAAGTATATTTTGGACAAATAATGTCTGACACTGATGTATTAGCTAAGTTTCTATCAGAAGCTGGTATACAGCGTTATAATCCTAAG ATTATTTCTGATAGCAAACCAAGGTTCATATCTCTGTCAATGTTTACTTTTGGGGAGGAATCTGTACTAAATGACATTGTCTACTTGCATTCTCCTGGAA CAATGGATGATACGAAGGCTGTGACGCATCTTCTTGCTGTTGATATCACTTCAAGGAATGGGATGAAATTACTTCAACAAGGCATACATTATCTG ATAGAAGGATCCAAAAATGCTCGTGTAGGTCTTCTGTTTAATGCCAATCGGAGTCCTAATTTGTTTAGCCTCCTATTTGTTAAGGTCTTTGAAATCACTGCATCCTTGTATAG TCATAAGACGAATGTATTGGACTTCTTGAATCAGCTTTGCTCACTATATGAGAAGAATTCCATCCTTTCACCTCCTATGGAAGCTGAGAGCACTCAAGCATTTGTTGATATGGTTTGCGAGCTTGGTGAAGCTAATGGGTTACCATCTAAGGGCTATAGGTCTGCCCTCCTAGAATTTCCTGCTGGTGAAGTGAGAAAGCATTTGACTAAG GTGCAGAATTCTTTGTATAGGGtgcttgggcttgaatctggTGCCAATGCTGTCTTCACTAATGGAAGG GTAACTTATCCAATAGATGAAAGCACTTTTTTGAGCGCTGATCTGCATCTTCTGGAATCAATAGAATTTAAACAAAGGACAAAGCACATTGTGGAAATTATTGAAGAGGTGGAATGGCATGATGTTGACCCCGACACACTAACAAG CAAATTCATTAGTGATATTGTCATGGCCTTATCATCTTCAATGGCCATGCGAGAGCGGAATTCTGAAAGTGCTCGTTTTGAGATTCTGAATGATCAGCATAG TGTCATTATTCTAAATAATGTAAATTCAAGTATTCATATTGATGCGGTTCTTGATCCTTTAAGTCCAACCAGCCAGAGGTTGTCTGGAATTCTTCGAGTTTTGTGGAAATACATTCAGCCCAGCATGAGAATTGTACTGAATCCAGTG AGTTCTCTTGCTGATCTTCCTCTGAAGAGCTACTACAGATATGTAGTACCAACAATG GATGATTTTAGCAACACTGACTCTGCAATAAATGGCCCACAAGCACTCTTTGCAAACATGCCATTGTCTAAGACTTTCACCATGAATCTTGATGTTCCTGAGTCTTGGCTTGTTGAGCCCGTTATTGCATT CCATGACCTGGATAACATTCTTCTTGAGAACCTTGGTGACACAAGCACATTGCAAGCAGTTTTTGAGCTTGAAGCTCTTGTCCTCACTG GTCATTGTTCTGAGAAAGATCACGATCCTCCTCGGGGACTTCAGCTGATCCTTGGGACGAAAACTGCTCCCCATTTAGTTGACACCCTTGTGATGGCCAACCTGGGATATTGGCAAATGAAAGTCTCACCTGGAGTTTGGTACTTGCAGCTTGCTCCTGGAAGAAGTTCCGAGCTTTACATTTTAAAGGAAGATGGTGAAGGAAGTTATGATAAACAATCATCAAAACTCATTACTATTAATGATTTACGGGGTAAACTATTTCATATGGAAGTActgaaaaaaaagggaaaggagCATGAGGAATTACTCCTTCCTGATGACAATGCACAAGATGAGAAGAAA GGAAGTGGCTTGAATTCCAACTTCTTAGAATGGGCTTCTGGTTTCATTGGTGGCAACAAATTATCTAAAAAGGCTGAAAAAAGTTCACAA GAGAAAGGAAGGGGTGGACGGCATGGAAAAACTATTAATATGGTTTCTATTGCTTCTGGGCACCT ATATGAACGCTTTATGAAGATTATGATTCTAAGTGTTCTAAAGAATACTCATCGTCCAGTTAAATTCTGGTTCATAAAGAACTACCTCTCTCCTCCTTTTAAG GACTTAATTCCACACATGGCCCTACAGTATGGTTTTGAATATGAACTAGTCACGTACAAGTGGCCCACATGGTTGCATAAGCAGAAAGAAAAGCAGCGAATAATTTGGGCATATAAAATCTTATTCCTAGATGTCATTTTCCCCCTTTCTTTGGAGAAG GTCATTTTTGTGGATGCTGATCAAGTTGTTAGGGCAGACATGGGAGTACTCTATGACATGGATATAAGAGGAAAACCCCTGGCATATACCCCATTTTGTGATAATAATAAGGAGATGGATGGATATAGGTTTTGGAGACAA GGTTTCTGGAATGATCATTTGCAGGGAAAACCATACCATATTAG TGCTTTATATGTTGTTGATCTGAAGAAGTTCCGAGAGACTGCAGCTGGAGATAATCTTAGAGTTATTTATGAAACACTAAGCAGGGGTCCAAATAGTCTAGCCAACTTGGATCAG